A genome region from Variovorax paradoxus includes the following:
- a CDS encoding phasin family protein, whose translation MATRPDETAKSKKRAAPARPAGKAPSAKKAAPRKAAPAAKAPTEPGKAEGLLRAGLKALDTVRNDVAKRQANVIEGLLGIGQGKVPGLDGFGIRKFEDVFDQRVATALQRLGIPGADEVQALRDEVARLRERVAQLEGPARAAPRARARR comes from the coding sequence ATGGCGACCCGTCCTGACGAAACTGCAAAGTCGAAGAAGAGGGCGGCGCCTGCAAGGCCTGCAGGCAAGGCACCTTCGGCGAAGAAGGCCGCGCCCCGCAAGGCGGCGCCCGCAGCGAAGGCGCCCACGGAGCCCGGCAAGGCCGAAGGCCTGCTGCGCGCCGGCCTGAAGGCGCTCGACACCGTGCGCAACGACGTCGCCAAGCGCCAGGCCAACGTGATCGAAGGCCTGCTCGGCATCGGGCAGGGCAAGGTGCCCGGCCTCGACGGCTTCGGCATCCGCAAGTTCGAGGACGTGTTCGACCAGCGCGTCGCCACCGCGCTGCAGCGCCTGGGCATTCCTGGCGCCGACGAGGTGCAGGCCCTGCGCGACGAGGTGGCCCGGCTGCGGGAGCGCGTGGCGCAACTCGAAGGCCCGGCCAGGGCGGCCCCGCGCGCGCGGGCCAGACGCTGA
- a CDS encoding WS/DGAT/MGAT family O-acyltransferase — protein sequence MKHLSGLDATFLHLETPEMPMHVGSLNVLDLPKGYKGDFYEDAKNFMASRIHLADVFTRKLALMPFDMTNPVWVDDDDIDLDYHVRHITLPRPGTNRQLQQYVARLHSSLIDRSRPMWEFYIIDGLKSGQVALYTKVHHAGIDGQAGVEVGKAIFDLEATGRVVKPPRSRPRSSGYQLGMAELATAALRNTAQQYVKLFKMAPAIARAISGIASPDEKAAEKDTAAAPKKFNLFAPRTSLNVSITNQRTFAGRTISLAETKYIAKHFGVTLNDVVMATVAGALRHYLADNNELPAKPLVAGVPVSLREAGDQTANNQASMILVSLATDITDPVQRLKAINASSNSSKSTMKRFKAVILDDFPTFAAPWLVSGIASMVGRSGLVNLLPPAANVAISNVAGAPFPMYFAGALVTCYYPVSIASHGTALNVTVQSYNGRMDYGLIACRRAVPDITEIGDYMLAEHKLLMDLTQKHPAAAGAAPAPVPPKTVHEPADDEAPAEAVAVAAKKKPAARKAAPEKAPSRAPARAPAKAPVKAAAKKAPAKAAARKAPAKAAPAKRARAPRAAAA from the coding sequence ATGAAACACCTGAGCGGTCTTGATGCCACTTTCCTGCACCTGGAAACGCCGGAAATGCCGATGCACGTGGGCTCCCTGAACGTGCTCGACCTGCCCAAGGGCTACAAGGGCGACTTCTACGAAGACGCCAAGAACTTCATGGCCAGCCGCATCCACCTGGCCGACGTGTTCACGCGCAAGCTCGCGCTGATGCCCTTCGACATGACCAACCCGGTGTGGGTGGACGACGACGACATCGACCTCGACTACCACGTGCGCCACATCACGCTGCCCAGGCCCGGAACCAACCGGCAGTTGCAGCAGTACGTGGCGCGGCTGCATTCGTCGCTGATCGACCGCAGCCGGCCGATGTGGGAGTTCTACATCATCGACGGCCTCAAGAGCGGGCAGGTGGCGCTCTACACCAAGGTGCACCACGCGGGCATCGACGGGCAGGCCGGCGTGGAAGTGGGCAAGGCCATCTTCGACCTCGAGGCCACCGGCCGCGTGGTGAAGCCGCCGCGCTCGCGCCCGCGCAGCAGCGGCTACCAGCTGGGCATGGCCGAGCTCGCCACGGCGGCGCTGCGCAACACCGCGCAGCAGTACGTGAAGCTCTTCAAGATGGCGCCCGCCATCGCACGCGCCATCAGCGGCATCGCCAGCCCCGACGAGAAGGCGGCCGAGAAGGACACGGCCGCCGCCCCGAAGAAGTTCAACCTCTTCGCGCCGCGCACTTCGCTGAACGTGTCCATCACCAACCAGCGCACCTTCGCGGGCCGCACCATCTCGCTGGCCGAGACCAAGTACATCGCCAAGCACTTCGGCGTGACGCTGAACGACGTGGTCATGGCCACGGTGGCAGGCGCCCTGCGTCACTACCTGGCGGACAACAACGAGCTGCCGGCCAAGCCGCTGGTGGCCGGCGTGCCGGTGAGCCTGCGCGAGGCCGGCGACCAGACGGCCAACAACCAGGCCAGCATGATCCTGGTCAGCCTGGCCACCGACATCACCGACCCGGTGCAGCGGCTGAAGGCGATCAACGCGTCGTCGAACTCGTCGAAGTCGACCATGAAGCGCTTCAAGGCGGTGATCCTCGACGACTTCCCCACCTTCGCCGCGCCGTGGCTGGTGTCGGGCATCGCGTCGATGGTGGGACGCTCGGGCCTCGTCAATCTCCTGCCGCCGGCGGCCAACGTGGCCATCTCGAACGTGGCGGGCGCGCCTTTCCCGATGTACTTCGCGGGTGCACTGGTCACCTGCTACTACCCGGTGTCGATCGCCAGCCACGGCACCGCGCTCAATGTGACGGTGCAGAGCTACAACGGCCGCATGGACTACGGCCTGATCGCCTGCCGCCGTGCGGTGCCCGACATCACCGAGATCGGCGACTACATGCTGGCCGAACACAAGCTGCTGATGGACCTGACGCAGAAGCACCCGGCCGCCGCCGGTGCGGCGCCCGCGCCGGTGCCGCCGAAGACGGTGCACGAGCCTGCCGACGACGAGGCGCCCGCCGAGGCGGTGGCCGTGGCTGCGAAGAAGAAGCCCGCCGCACGCAAGGCAGCGCCGGAAAAAGCGCCGTCAAGGGCGCCGGCAAGGGCTCCAGCGAAGGCGCCGGTGAAGGCCGCAGCGAAGAAAGCCCCGGCCAAGGCCGCTGCCAGGAAGGCGCCCGCCAAGGCCGCGCCCGCCAAACGCGCCCGCGCGCCACGCGCCGCTGCCGCCTGA
- a CDS encoding prolyl oligopeptidase family serine peptidase, translated as MTSSLTPQPPSQPQDDHLWLEDIDGEKQLAWAREQNALTVQAHAKSPAFEALQQGILEVLDSEERIPMVHKIGPRFYNFWRDKAHPKGLWRRTTLAEYRKPQPAWETVLDLDALAAQDQENWVWHGADCLDPDYRRCLISLSRGGADADVVREFDLEAKAFVEGGFTLPEAKNHVGWKDIDHLYVATDFGPGSMTSSSYPRIVKEWRRGTPLESAATVYEGLHDDMSVGAWRDNTPGFERDYVSRQMDFYDSETWLRAADGTLAKIDVPDDALAEITREWMLVEPRTDWTVGGTTYRSGSLLAARFDDYMAGRRELTVLFEPDDTTALDSHSWTRHHLIVNVMHDVVNRLEVLTPPADGKGPWKRESLGGAPALSTIAAGGIDEDENDDYFLTVSGFLQPTTLYIGTIGPGEPQVLKDSPAFFDASRYRVSQHFATSKDGTRVPYFEIAARDLQANGRNPTLQYAYGGFEISLQPSYSGSIGRAWLEQGGVYVVANIRGGGEYGPRWHQAALQENRLRTCEDFAAVSEDLIARNITSPAHLGAMGGSNGGLLMGNMLTLYPQLYGAIVSEVALLDMRRYTQLSAGASWIAEYGDPEQPEEWEFIRTFSPYENAKPGQAYPPALFTTSTRDDRVGPVHARKMHAKMAALGYDSRFYENMEGGHSAATDNKESAFMDALGYAYLWQHIR; from the coding sequence ATGACATCCAGCCTCACCCCGCAGCCCCCGTCGCAACCGCAGGACGACCATCTCTGGCTCGAAGACATCGACGGCGAGAAGCAGCTTGCCTGGGCGCGCGAGCAGAACGCGCTCACCGTGCAGGCCCATGCGAAGTCGCCCGCGTTCGAGGCGCTCCAGCAGGGCATCCTCGAGGTGCTCGACTCCGAAGAGCGCATTCCGATGGTTCACAAGATCGGCCCGCGCTTCTACAACTTCTGGCGCGACAAGGCCCACCCCAAGGGCCTGTGGCGCCGCACCACGCTGGCCGAATACCGCAAGCCGCAACCCGCGTGGGAGACCGTGCTCGACCTCGATGCGCTGGCCGCACAAGATCAGGAAAACTGGGTCTGGCACGGCGCCGACTGCCTCGACCCCGACTACAGGCGCTGCCTGATCTCACTGTCGCGCGGCGGCGCCGACGCCGACGTGGTGCGCGAGTTCGACCTGGAGGCCAAGGCCTTCGTCGAAGGCGGCTTCACGCTGCCCGAAGCCAAGAACCACGTGGGCTGGAAGGACATCGACCACCTCTACGTGGCCACCGACTTCGGCCCCGGCTCGATGACCAGCTCGAGCTACCCGCGCATCGTGAAGGAGTGGCGTCGCGGCACGCCGCTGGAGAGCGCCGCCACGGTGTACGAAGGCCTGCACGACGACATGTCCGTGGGCGCCTGGCGCGACAACACGCCCGGCTTCGAGCGCGACTACGTCTCGCGGCAGATGGACTTCTACGACAGCGAGACCTGGCTGCGCGCCGCCGACGGCACGCTCGCGAAGATCGACGTGCCCGACGATGCGCTGGCCGAGATCACGCGCGAGTGGATGCTGGTCGAGCCGCGCACCGACTGGACCGTGGGCGGCACTACCTACCGGTCGGGGTCGCTGCTGGCCGCCAGGTTCGACGACTACATGGCGGGCCGGCGCGAGCTCACCGTGCTGTTCGAGCCCGACGACACCACAGCGCTCGACAGCCACTCCTGGACACGCCACCACCTGATCGTCAACGTGATGCACGACGTGGTGAACCGGCTCGAGGTGCTCACGCCGCCGGCCGACGGCAAGGGGCCGTGGAAGCGCGAGAGCCTCGGCGGCGCACCGGCGCTCTCGACCATCGCGGCGGGCGGCATCGACGAGGACGAGAACGACGACTACTTCCTGACCGTGAGCGGCTTCCTGCAGCCGACCACGCTCTACATCGGCACCATCGGCCCGGGCGAGCCGCAGGTGCTGAAGGACAGCCCCGCCTTCTTCGATGCCTCGCGCTACCGCGTGAGCCAGCACTTCGCGACCTCGAAGGACGGCACGCGCGTGCCCTACTTCGAGATCGCCGCCCGGGACCTGCAGGCCAACGGCCGGAACCCCACGCTGCAGTACGCCTACGGCGGCTTCGAGATCTCGCTGCAGCCCAGCTACAGCGGCAGCATCGGCCGCGCCTGGCTCGAGCAGGGTGGCGTGTACGTCGTCGCCAACATCCGTGGCGGTGGCGAGTACGGCCCGCGCTGGCACCAGGCGGCGCTGCAGGAGAACCGGCTGCGCACCTGCGAGGACTTCGCGGCTGTGTCCGAGGACCTCATCGCGCGCAACATCACCTCGCCCGCGCACCTGGGCGCCATGGGCGGCAGCAACGGCGGCCTGTTGATGGGCAACATGCTCACGCTGTACCCGCAGCTGTACGGTGCCATCGTGAGCGAAGTGGCGCTGCTCGACATGCGGCGCTACACACAGCTGTCGGCCGGCGCCTCGTGGATCGCGGAGTACGGCGACCCGGAGCAGCCCGAGGAGTGGGAGTTCATCAGGACCTTCTCGCCCTACGAGAACGCGAAGCCGGGCCAGGCCTACCCGCCCGCCCTCTTCACCACGTCCACCCGCGACGACCGCGTGGGCCCGGTGCATGCGCGCAAGATGCACGCGAAGATGGCGGCACTGGGCTACGACAGCCGCTTCTACGAGAACATGGAAGGCGGCCACAGCGCGGCCACGGACAACAAGGAGTCGGCCTTCATGGATGCGCTGGGCTACGCGTACCTGTGGCAGCACATCCGCTAG